The following coding sequences lie in one Corynebacterium anserum genomic window:
- a CDS encoding M1 family metallopeptidase translates to MSNSRPLRTSPINGPRDPYTGIDYNLGFHVLSYTLDMDYNAGPNYLTATATLSVENYRELKTLTLDLANNLRVQKVTISAHGHTDPDLFILRRFRQSNNKLHLSFIKQLPTDLTFDLHIKYSGTPRPLRSPWGEVGWEETEEGALVAGQPNGAPSWFPCDDTPDEKARYVIRVTTHRDVTAVATGDLMRETPAGAKVTREYRVDYPMSTYLAALYVGPFRKEELRPATVGRRIIPVTAWLPEGTPGAKVTRENFAIDFADQTAMIEAYSDMFGNYPFPAYEVVVTGEAMEIPLEAQAMSMFGCNHVDGKRSWERLIAHELSHQWFGNSVGLVEWRDIWLNEGFACYAEWLWFERSRGIPASHHAWVHYNKLMSKPQDLLLSDPGAEDMFDDRVYKRGALTVHAIRMVLGDEAFFELLHRWTAEHKTGLVETRDLENLVASVLNEYRMCKNASEASLYAREIFTAWVYSTALPEFPLPAREGITAGSSSTPPAHLTATECAALPAGTSVEEGAA, encoded by the coding sequence GTGAGCAATTCCCGTCCTTTACGCACAAGCCCCATCAATGGACCCCGCGATCCTTATACAGGAATCGACTACAACCTGGGGTTTCACGTGCTGTCCTATACCTTGGACATGGACTATAACGCTGGCCCTAATTACTTAACTGCCACAGCGACCCTGTCGGTGGAAAATTACCGCGAACTCAAGACACTCACGCTGGATCTGGCGAACAATCTCAGGGTTCAAAAAGTCACTATTTCCGCACATGGGCATACCGACCCTGACCTGTTCATACTGCGTCGATTCCGCCAGAGCAACAACAAGCTACACCTCAGTTTCATAAAACAATTACCCACCGACCTCACCTTTGATCTGCATATCAAGTACAGTGGCACGCCCCGTCCGTTGCGATCACCCTGGGGTGAAGTCGGATGGGAAGAAACAGAAGAAGGAGCATTAGTTGCCGGTCAACCCAACGGGGCACCATCATGGTTTCCGTGCGATGACACCCCCGATGAAAAGGCTCGCTACGTTATTCGCGTGACAACTCACCGCGACGTAACAGCCGTTGCCACCGGTGATCTCATGCGTGAGACTCCCGCTGGCGCCAAAGTAACCCGCGAGTATCGCGTGGACTATCCAATGTCCACTTATTTAGCGGCTTTGTACGTCGGCCCGTTCCGCAAAGAGGAATTGCGCCCAGCCACCGTAGGGCGCCGCATAATTCCTGTAACGGCATGGTTGCCGGAGGGAACCCCGGGTGCCAAAGTAACCCGCGAAAACTTCGCCATAGACTTTGCTGATCAAACCGCCATGATCGAGGCGTATAGCGATATGTTCGGAAACTACCCTTTTCCTGCGTACGAGGTGGTGGTGACCGGAGAGGCAATGGAAATTCCCCTAGAGGCACAAGCGATGAGTATGTTCGGCTGCAACCATGTAGACGGCAAACGGAGCTGGGAACGGCTCATCGCCCATGAGCTGTCCCATCAATGGTTCGGAAATTCGGTCGGACTGGTTGAGTGGCGCGATATTTGGCTCAATGAAGGGTTCGCTTGTTATGCCGAATGGTTGTGGTTTGAGCGTTCCAGAGGCATTCCGGCCTCTCACCATGCGTGGGTTCATTACAACAAGCTCATGTCCAAGCCTCAGGATCTACTGCTCTCCGATCCAGGAGCGGAGGATATGTTCGACGACCGCGTGTACAAACGTGGTGCGCTCACCGTCCACGCCATACGCATGGTGCTCGGCGATGAAGCATTTTTTGAGCTCCTCCACCGGTGGACGGCCGAGCATAAGACGGGACTGGTAGAAACCCGCGACCTAGAGAACCTAGTGGCCAGCGTGCTGAACGAGTACCGCATGTGCAAAAATGCGTCTGAAGCCTCTCTTTACGCTCGGGAGATTTTCACAGCGTGGGTCTACAGCACGGCGTTGCCTGAGTTTCCGCTGCCCGCCCGCGAAGGCATCACGGCAGGTTCCAGTTCCACCCCACCGGCGCACCTCACCGCTACCGAGTGCGCTGCCCTACCTGCTGGCACGAGCGTTGAGGAGGGCGCGGCTTAG
- a CDS encoding MFS transporter — MGARFNIAPMPRVDNSWKLVAFALLAVAWGGNEFTPMMVFYRGEQTFSPVFVDSLLASYAVGIALALLVAGPLSDRYGRKIVMLPAPIVALVASALIAAGETNEPLIFIGRVLSGISIGMAMTAGGSWIKELSTPAFDPKASPSSGAKRATMSLTGGFALGAAVAGTLAQWGPYPGQLPYIVHVVLSVVSIVGLMTVPETRQSAHLRVKGSFWSDLKTPSMTHPRFILAVIPAAPWVFGCAGVSYAIMPSLAQGTVSAPVAFSALITAICLACGFTIQQFSHILDSPLSARGQQLGLVLTIIGMLIATWTAREVTILGVVLTAIVLGGGYGMCLVSGLGEVQRIAGPNDLGGLTAIFYAVTYIGFFFPMLLTKLNDWFTYPLMLGFGVVMAILALIVVTVFSKRYLPQEA; from the coding sequence ATGGGCGCGAGGTTTAATATTGCCCCCATGCCTAGAGTCGATAATTCCTGGAAGTTGGTTGCATTTGCGCTGCTGGCTGTTGCGTGGGGCGGCAACGAATTCACCCCGATGATGGTCTTCTACAGGGGAGAACAGACCTTCTCTCCCGTCTTCGTAGATTCCCTCCTTGCTAGTTATGCCGTGGGTATTGCTCTTGCCCTCCTTGTTGCTGGTCCGCTCTCAGACCGCTACGGGCGCAAAATTGTCATGCTTCCAGCACCTATCGTCGCTCTCGTTGCTTCTGCTCTGATTGCTGCAGGTGAGACAAACGAGCCGCTGATATTCATCGGGCGTGTGCTCTCTGGTATCTCCATCGGCATGGCTATGACAGCCGGCGGTTCGTGGATTAAGGAACTCTCAACCCCAGCGTTCGATCCCAAGGCCAGCCCCTCGTCTGGAGCAAAGCGAGCTACCATGTCGCTCACCGGGGGTTTTGCTCTGGGAGCCGCAGTGGCTGGAACTCTTGCCCAGTGGGGACCCTACCCAGGTCAGCTGCCGTACATCGTCCACGTCGTTTTGTCGGTCGTTTCCATCGTGGGGCTAATGACTGTTCCCGAGACGCGCCAGAGCGCACACCTCAGGGTGAAAGGGTCCTTCTGGTCTGATTTGAAAACTCCTTCCATGACCCATCCTCGCTTCATCCTCGCGGTTATCCCCGCCGCTCCGTGGGTCTTCGGCTGTGCTGGCGTGTCCTATGCAATCATGCCGTCGTTGGCGCAGGGCACCGTTTCTGCGCCGGTGGCGTTTTCCGCCCTGATCACCGCCATATGTTTAGCGTGTGGCTTTACGATCCAGCAATTTTCACACATCCTGGATAGCCCGTTGAGTGCCCGTGGTCAGCAACTGGGGCTTGTGCTCACCATCATTGGTATGCTCATCGCTACTTGGACCGCGCGGGAAGTGACGATTCTCGGAGTGGTGCTCACCGCCATCGTCCTCGGAGGCGGGTATGGCATGTGCCTAGTATCCGGACTCGGCGAAGTACAGCGCATCGCTGGCCCGAATGACTTGGGTGGTCTCACCGCGATTTTCTACGCCGTGACGTACATTGGCTTCTTCTTCCCGATGCTTCTCACCAAGCTCAATGACTGGTTCACCTACCCACTCATGCTGGGCTTTGGCGTGGTGATGGCTATTCTGGCATTGATCGTGGTCACTGTCTTTTCGAAGAGGTATCTCCCGCAGGAGGCGTGA
- the ramB gene encoding acetate metabolism transcriptional regulator RamB, whose translation MSRESTSEQRTFVGSRLRQLRKERDISQAQLAKTLNLSASYVNQIEHDVRPLTLKVLERITKAFGVDATFFSTEDHTRLLAELQDVVMDREICPTPVDVTELAALVRNHPTVARSMVNMHSRYRNVSDKLTLATEERIQGSAVMSITPRGELFGRASGPEAFSMPHEEVRDYFYSRQNYVDVLDVQAEKLSNTLNLGNMRIHHTEEIIAERLRNKHGVSVKHLPQMGDTQHQFNPDTRQLFVSSKMRPGQIAFRLATELAYLEAGETIASLVELGHFTSESSQLLASRGLATYWAAALLLPYGHFHASAEESRYDLEFLMRDYGVGYETVCHRLSTLQRPSQRGIPWTFVRVDRAGNMSKRQSATGLHLSNSGGTCPLWNVYETFSYPGKIMRQMAQMPDGRTYLWIARTVNHHRAAWGQPGKMFAIGLGCELRQASRTVYSDGLDLNDLSAATPIGSGCRMCPRTDCPQRAFPPIDRPIDVDAHRSTVSPY comes from the coding sequence ATGAGCCGCGAATCCACATCAGAACAACGCACCTTCGTGGGTTCCCGCCTGCGACAACTCCGTAAGGAACGCGATATTTCCCAGGCACAGTTGGCCAAAACACTCAACTTGTCTGCCAGCTACGTCAACCAAATCGAACACGACGTGCGGCCGTTAACCCTCAAAGTGCTGGAACGGATCACGAAAGCCTTCGGTGTCGACGCCACATTCTTCTCCACAGAGGATCACACTCGGTTACTCGCGGAACTTCAGGACGTGGTGATGGATCGTGAGATCTGCCCCACCCCTGTGGACGTCACTGAATTAGCGGCACTGGTCCGCAATCACCCGACCGTCGCTCGCTCAATGGTGAACATGCACTCGCGCTACCGCAATGTCTCCGACAAGCTCACTCTCGCCACCGAAGAACGCATTCAGGGCTCAGCGGTCATGTCCATTACCCCACGCGGCGAACTCTTTGGCCGCGCATCCGGTCCCGAGGCTTTCAGCATGCCTCACGAAGAAGTACGCGACTACTTTTACTCCCGTCAAAACTACGTCGATGTACTGGATGTGCAGGCAGAGAAGCTATCCAATACTTTGAATCTGGGCAATATGCGGATTCACCACACCGAAGAGATCATCGCCGAACGTCTGCGAAATAAACACGGTGTGAGTGTGAAGCACCTGCCACAAATGGGCGATACTCAACATCAGTTCAACCCCGATACTCGGCAGCTGTTTGTGTCTTCAAAGATGCGTCCAGGGCAGATCGCCTTCCGTCTTGCAACGGAATTGGCCTATCTCGAAGCCGGAGAAACCATCGCCTCTTTGGTAGAGCTAGGGCACTTCACTTCAGAAAGCTCGCAGCTACTGGCTTCCCGCGGTCTTGCCACCTACTGGGCCGCCGCGCTTCTGCTTCCCTATGGTCATTTCCACGCCTCGGCGGAGGAATCTCGCTATGACCTTGAATTCCTCATGCGCGATTATGGCGTGGGATATGAGACTGTCTGCCACCGCTTATCCACACTTCAACGCCCCTCTCAGCGCGGTATCCCGTGGACCTTCGTGCGCGTCGATCGTGCCGGCAACATGTCTAAACGTCAATCCGCCACCGGACTACACCTCTCCAACTCTGGCGGGACATGCCCATTGTGGAATGTGTATGAGACCTTCAGCTACCCGGGGAAGATCATGCGCCAGATGGCGCAGATGCCTGATGGGCGCACGTATCTATGGATTGCCCGCACCGTGAATCATCACCGGGCAGCGTGGGGACAGCCAGGGAAGATGTTTGCCATCGGCCTCGGATGCGAACTACGCCAGGCATCCCGCACTGTATATTCCGATGGTCTAGACCTCAATGATCTCTCCGCTGCAACACCTATCGGTTCAGGTTGCCGGATGTGTCCGCGTACAGACTGCCCACAGCGCGCTTTTCCGCCCATCGACCGCCCGATCGACGTGGATGCACACCGCTCAACAGTCTCTCCGTATTAG
- the lpdA gene encoding dihydrolipoyl dehydrogenase, with amino-acid sequence MAEHYDLVVLGAGPGGYVAAIRASQLGLKTAVIEKQYWGGVCLNVGCIPSKALIRNAELAHTITKEAKTYGITGDNISMDFGVAHKRSRKVSAGIVKGVHYLMKKNKIQEINGKGSFIDAKTIEITEGDDAGKNITFDNCIIATGSVVRSIPGVEIGGNIVSFEEQILDDNKPDSMVIIGAGAIGMEFAYVLSNFGVDVTIVEFMDRVLPNEDKDVSKEIAKQYKKLGVKLKTGYKTTEVRDNGEGKGVEVDIESADGSKSETLKADRVMVSIGFAPRVEGYGLENTGVKLTERGAIDVDDHMRTNIDGIYAIGDVTAKLQLAHVAEAQGVVAAETIAGAETQVLGDYMNMPRATFCSPQVASFGYTEEQARKKAEEEGREIKVASFPFTANGKAQGLGHGVGFVKLIADAEYGELIGGHMVGPDVSELLPELTLAQRFDLTAEEIGRNVHTHPTLSEAMKEAAEGIQGHMINL; translated from the coding sequence GTGGCTGAACATTATGATCTAGTAGTACTCGGTGCAGGCCCAGGCGGATACGTGGCAGCGATCCGTGCTTCTCAACTCGGCCTGAAAACCGCCGTCATTGAAAAGCAGTACTGGGGAGGCGTGTGCCTCAACGTCGGATGTATCCCATCGAAGGCGTTGATCCGCAACGCAGAGCTCGCGCACACCATCACCAAGGAAGCCAAAACCTACGGCATCACTGGTGACAATATCTCCATGGACTTCGGAGTTGCGCATAAGCGCTCACGCAAGGTATCCGCGGGAATCGTCAAGGGTGTCCACTACTTGATGAAGAAGAACAAGATCCAAGAGATCAATGGTAAGGGCTCTTTTATAGACGCAAAAACCATCGAAATTACTGAAGGCGATGATGCAGGCAAGAACATCACCTTCGACAACTGCATCATCGCAACCGGTTCCGTGGTGCGCTCCATCCCCGGCGTAGAAATCGGCGGGAATATTGTGTCCTTTGAGGAGCAGATTCTCGACGACAACAAACCTGACTCCATGGTCATCATCGGTGCGGGCGCTATTGGTATGGAGTTTGCTTACGTACTCTCCAACTTCGGAGTGGATGTCACCATCGTGGAGTTTATGGATCGCGTACTGCCAAACGAAGACAAAGATGTCTCCAAGGAAATTGCCAAGCAGTACAAGAAACTCGGCGTTAAGCTCAAGACCGGCTACAAGACCACTGAGGTTCGTGACAACGGCGAGGGCAAAGGCGTGGAAGTGGACATCGAGTCCGCTGATGGTTCCAAGTCTGAGACGCTGAAGGCCGATCGCGTTATGGTTTCCATCGGCTTCGCCCCTCGCGTCGAGGGATATGGGCTGGAAAATACCGGTGTAAAGCTCACCGAGCGCGGTGCCATCGATGTTGATGATCACATGCGCACCAATATCGACGGCATTTACGCCATCGGCGATGTCACCGCTAAACTGCAGCTCGCACACGTTGCGGAAGCTCAGGGCGTGGTCGCCGCTGAGACGATCGCTGGTGCGGAAACACAGGTGCTGGGTGACTACATGAACATGCCCCGCGCCACATTCTGCTCCCCTCAGGTTGCCTCTTTCGGCTACACCGAAGAACAAGCGCGCAAGAAGGCTGAAGAGGAAGGCCGGGAAATCAAGGTTGCATCCTTCCCATTCACGGCCAACGGCAAGGCACAGGGCTTGGGCCATGGTGTGGGCTTTGTGAAGTTGATTGCCGACGCAGAATATGGCGAGCTCATCGGTGGCCACATGGTAGGTCCTGACGTATCTGAGCTGTTGCCAGAGCTCACCCTTGCACAGCGTTTTGACCTCACCGCTGAGGAAATTGGGCGCAACGTCCACACCCACCCGACCCTGTCTGAGGCGATGAAGGAAGCCGCTGAGGGTATTCAAGGGCACATGATTAACCTCTAG
- a CDS encoding lipopolysaccharide biosynthesis protein: MRAISAATVFVAIAGYAIIFIAARALTPADYETFMVFWGLFFALTGVLDGLMQESARAVTNARSSHVSASPLPHTNRANPMRVTAGFAVLSFLLTLVSSPLWADTVSPGHEMWGVGLLAVGLLAYSFQASICGLLSAVMGWSTFAWLIALDSGVRLLLAAVAWWMGWQLLAYLIMTVLGAATWLLFVVFSGLTRSLLSELADVNPRAFAVRSLKAMGASGANAIIISGFPVLLKFTTDTAVLPGALAATITAVTLTRAPLLVPLQRFQPALIVHFTKNRTRVLRASLLPMAAVVTTAFAGGGAAWVLGQPIMRIFFKEDYIVSAQSLALLTVASGSTALLMISGSAALAADRHTLYLTGWVAATAAAIALLTIDASPETRSVLGLGLGPLVGVVVQLVVLGLGARGVDKNSRVHGTGKTAPFRRR, translated from the coding sequence ATGCGCGCTATTTCCGCTGCCACCGTCTTTGTTGCCATCGCAGGCTACGCGATTATCTTCATCGCCGCTCGTGCCCTGACCCCTGCCGACTATGAGACCTTCATGGTTTTTTGGGGGTTATTCTTCGCCCTCACAGGTGTGCTCGACGGGCTCATGCAAGAGTCCGCTCGGGCTGTAACGAACGCTCGCAGCTCTCATGTCTCGGCTTCACCCCTCCCTCACACTAATCGCGCTAATCCAATGCGTGTGACCGCTGGTTTCGCAGTGTTGAGTTTCCTTCTCACGCTTGTCTCCAGCCCGTTGTGGGCAGATACTGTCAGCCCTGGTCATGAGATGTGGGGCGTGGGCTTGCTGGCCGTAGGGTTGCTTGCCTATTCCTTCCAGGCAAGCATTTGTGGTCTACTGTCAGCAGTGATGGGCTGGTCAACGTTCGCTTGGCTTATCGCACTGGATTCTGGAGTGCGTTTGCTCCTTGCCGCTGTGGCCTGGTGGATGGGTTGGCAGCTTCTCGCGTATTTAATTATGACCGTCCTCGGCGCAGCCACGTGGTTACTCTTCGTAGTTTTCTCTGGCCTGACTCGTAGTTTGCTCTCTGAACTTGCCGACGTCAATCCTCGCGCCTTCGCAGTACGTTCATTGAAAGCTATGGGCGCAAGCGGCGCGAATGCCATAATCATCAGTGGCTTTCCCGTCCTATTGAAGTTCACCACTGACACTGCGGTTCTCCCTGGGGCTCTCGCGGCCACAATCACTGCTGTCACACTCACCCGTGCTCCGCTCCTGGTGCCCTTACAGAGATTCCAACCTGCGTTGATAGTGCACTTCACTAAGAATCGCACACGCGTTCTGCGCGCCTCTTTGCTCCCGATGGCCGCTGTTGTTACCACAGCCTTCGCCGGTGGGGGCGCAGCATGGGTGCTGGGACAACCAATTATGCGGATCTTTTTCAAGGAAGACTACATCGTCTCTGCACAGTCTTTGGCGCTGCTGACCGTAGCTTCCGGCTCCACTGCGCTTCTCATGATTTCTGGTTCTGCCGCACTAGCCGCTGATCGGCACACGCTCTATCTCACAGGCTGGGTTGCTGCAACAGCTGCCGCCATCGCCCTGTTGACCATTGACGCCTCCCCGGAAACCCGGTCAGTGTTGGGATTGGGGCTCGGACCCTTGGTCGGAGTTGTTGTTCAATTAGTGGTTTTGGGGCTGGGGGCTCGTGGCGTCGACAAGAATTCGAGAGTCCACGGCACCGGTAAGACGGCACCGTTTCGGCGTCGATAA
- a CDS encoding MMPL family transporter, whose protein sequence is MKAFRWLALMLILFAALGMGIGAAEKPDAPTATLPDGTDSKVVAEVLAQRPGDDTQAAIVFFTSVKEGDTLPLNELRGVAKELGGPLIPNGDKSAAIIPIDVVNKGLQANSEKILSMREDIAAQMPAGVESYITGPAAVSADLSAVFSGANFLLLGVTAVIVAVLLIVTYRSPILWIIPLLVIGVADRLAQTAFTWILDACGQVWNESASGILSVLVFGAGTNYALLLISRYRDELHKHESRFDAMAAAWGPTVKTISMSALTVVLGVVCLMLSAVPSTRGLGLGSVVGILIALLFGAFVLPGTLVFFGRWIFWPRKPKLGDQSEHVVWDRVGCEVRKRPAAVAIVSLILLAVCCVGAANSHTGLTQSDQFIKTPESIAAADMLGEKFPGQDATPANVITKDAKGLGSYLTKKGAQVQPAESAGDWEVLNVSGPDTSELRGWIAESGNYTDAKVGGQNAELYDQEQSSAEDRALIFPLVLVLVFVALMFALRSLVAPAIMVASVLLTNIAALGLGWWISTDVFGFKAFADTTPLYAFVFLVALGVDYSIFLITRAREEAQNCGTGNGILRALSSTGGVITSAGILLAAVFAALGVLPLVVLAQVGIVIFIGVLLDTLIVRTLLIPAVVQLMGEKFWWPNPMSRNEIKKDLRR, encoded by the coding sequence ATGAAAGCGTTCCGTTGGCTCGCTCTCATGCTCATCCTGTTCGCTGCATTGGGCATGGGAATTGGCGCAGCCGAGAAACCGGATGCGCCAACAGCGACGTTGCCGGATGGTACAGATTCCAAGGTGGTTGCCGAAGTCCTCGCACAGCGTCCTGGCGACGATACGCAGGCCGCGATTGTTTTCTTCACATCCGTAAAGGAAGGCGATACCCTGCCGCTCAACGAACTGCGTGGTGTAGCTAAAGAGTTGGGCGGCCCGCTGATCCCTAATGGGGATAAGTCTGCGGCGATCATCCCGATCGACGTGGTGAACAAGGGTCTGCAAGCTAACTCAGAGAAGATTCTTTCGATGCGTGAGGATATTGCAGCTCAGATGCCTGCTGGTGTCGAATCATACATAACTGGTCCGGCTGCTGTAAGCGCAGATCTCTCCGCTGTATTTAGCGGGGCGAATTTTCTGCTGCTTGGAGTCACCGCTGTGATTGTGGCGGTGTTATTGATCGTTACATACCGATCGCCGATTCTCTGGATCATCCCGTTACTTGTTATCGGCGTTGCCGATCGACTTGCTCAGACTGCATTTACGTGGATTCTGGATGCTTGTGGTCAGGTATGGAATGAGTCTGCATCCGGAATTTTGTCTGTACTGGTGTTTGGTGCGGGGACGAACTACGCACTGTTGTTGATTTCTCGCTATCGCGATGAGTTGCACAAGCATGAGTCACGTTTCGACGCGATGGCTGCAGCGTGGGGGCCGACTGTGAAGACCATCTCCATGTCTGCTTTGACCGTGGTGTTGGGAGTGGTTTGTCTGATGCTCTCCGCTGTTCCCAGCACCCGTGGCTTGGGGCTTGGTTCTGTTGTGGGAATTCTCATCGCGTTGTTATTCGGTGCTTTTGTTTTGCCAGGAACTTTGGTGTTCTTTGGGCGATGGATCTTCTGGCCTCGTAAGCCGAAGTTGGGTGACCAGTCGGAGCACGTGGTGTGGGATCGGGTGGGATGTGAGGTACGGAAACGTCCCGCTGCGGTGGCCATTGTGTCCCTCATTCTTCTGGCGGTGTGCTGTGTTGGCGCTGCCAACAGCCATACTGGTCTCACCCAGTCTGATCAATTTATTAAGACGCCAGAATCAATTGCCGCAGCGGATATGCTTGGGGAAAAATTTCCTGGCCAAGATGCCACACCGGCAAATGTCATCACGAAGGACGCGAAGGGACTGGGTTCTTATCTAACGAAGAAGGGCGCGCAGGTTCAGCCTGCAGAATCTGCAGGGGATTGGGAGGTGTTGAACGTTTCAGGCCCCGATACTTCTGAACTCCGCGGATGGATTGCCGAATCTGGGAACTATACTGACGCGAAAGTCGGCGGCCAGAATGCTGAACTTTATGACCAGGAACAGAGCTCCGCTGAGGATCGTGCCCTCATTTTTCCTCTGGTGTTGGTTTTAGTTTTCGTGGCCTTGATGTTCGCGTTGCGGAGCCTTGTGGCGCCCGCCATTATGGTGGCATCCGTACTCCTCACCAATATCGCAGCCTTGGGTTTGGGTTGGTGGATTTCCACCGATGTTTTCGGGTTTAAGGCTTTTGCCGACACCACCCCGCTGTATGCTTTCGTGTTCCTTGTAGCTCTGGGTGTGGACTACTCCATTTTCCTCATTACAAGGGCGCGTGAGGAAGCTCAGAACTGTGGTACTGGGAACGGTATACTCCGAGCTCTGTCTTCTACTGGCGGAGTTATTACCTCCGCTGGAATTCTGCTCGCCGCGGTGTTTGCGGCGCTGGGGGTGCTGCCTTTGGTGGTGCTCGCTCAAGTGGGCATTGTGATTTTTATTGGTGTGTTGTTGGATACGTTGATCGTTCGCACGTTACTTATTCCCGCTGTAGTGCAGTTGATGGGGGAGAAGTTCTGGTGGCCTAACCCGATGAGTCGAAATGAAATAAAGAAAGATTTAAGGCGGTAA
- a CDS encoding alpha/beta hydrolase, whose amino-acid sequence MKRTIFRATAAAMAVLAPATATPLIAPAAQAQDASIGAELTAGTNNDDFRTLYENASSSMNWLEIIKRYQSRGYDNVKVVTAYSKAMDRLIPLVLIQPENKTKRSSAPTLYLLNGADGGEGRANWIAQTDIIDYYGGNLSKNTTGVKSPGIGANIVIPMAGAFSYYSDWTGDNAGLQGVNRKGETGGRQKWETFMTKELPGAFEKFEVDGTKVANSTKAIAGMSMSGTTSLAYAEHNPGMYAAVGSFSGCASTTSPHGAAFVNITLNRGNSSMEEMWGGPQSATARHNDALLGAEQLRGTKNIYVSNGSGLAGEHDMLNSPRVKGNVAASATVIVEGGAIEMATNGCTNELKMKTDTLGIGVNYNFRFTGTHQWGYWQDDTRYFWKDLVNGLGTGAQKPTASADPNFKEQGASLGS is encoded by the coding sequence ATGAAGCGCACTATTTTCCGCGCAACTGCCGCTGCGATGGCAGTTTTGGCTCCGGCAACCGCCACTCCCCTGATCGCTCCTGCAGCTCAGGCTCAGGATGCCTCCATCGGTGCCGAACTGACCGCTGGCACCAATAACGATGATTTCCGTACTTTGTACGAAAATGCCAGCAGCTCTATGAACTGGCTGGAAATCATCAAGCGTTACCAGTCCAGAGGCTACGACAACGTCAAGGTTGTCACCGCCTATTCCAAAGCTATGGATCGTCTGATTCCGCTCGTTCTTATCCAGCCTGAAAATAAGACTAAACGTTCTTCTGCCCCAACCCTCTACCTACTCAACGGTGCCGACGGCGGAGAGGGGCGCGCGAACTGGATCGCCCAGACGGACATTATTGACTATTACGGGGGAAACCTTTCCAAGAACACTACTGGCGTTAAGTCTCCAGGCATTGGTGCCAACATCGTTATCCCCATGGCCGGGGCTTTCTCCTACTACTCCGATTGGACCGGCGATAACGCCGGTTTGCAGGGTGTCAACCGCAAAGGTGAGACCGGCGGCAGGCAAAAGTGGGAAACTTTCATGACCAAGGAATTGCCCGGTGCTTTTGAAAAATTCGAGGTAGACGGCACCAAGGTCGCGAACAGCACGAAGGCAATCGCCGGTATGTCCATGTCCGGCACCACCTCCCTGGCCTACGCTGAACACAATCCAGGAATGTACGCCGCAGTCGGTTCCTTTTCCGGTTGTGCTTCTACTACCAGCCCTCACGGTGCGGCTTTCGTGAACATCACCCTCAACCGTGGCAACTCCAGCATGGAAGAGATGTGGGGTGGACCACAGTCTGCAACAGCCCGCCATAACGATGCTCTCCTGGGAGCGGAGCAATTGCGCGGAACCAAGAACATCTACGTATCCAACGGGTCCGGCCTAGCCGGTGAGCATGACATGCTCAATTCCCCTCGCGTCAAGGGCAACGTGGCCGCATCTGCAACCGTGATCGTCGAGGGTGGTGCAATCGAGATGGCCACCAACGGATGCACTAACGAGCTGAAAATGAAGACCGACACGCTCGGCATCGGCGTCAACTACAACTTCCGATTCACCGGAACTCACCAGTGGGGATACTGGCAGGACGATACCCGCTACTTCTGGAAAGATCTGGTTAACGGGTTGGGCACCGGAGCTCAAAAGCCCACTGCAAGCGCTGACCCGAACTTCAAAGAGCAAGGCGCCTCTCTGGGGTCATAG